The Flavobacterium sp. 140616W15 sequence ATCTCAAAAAAAACAAGATTTTTTCAGAAAATGATTTCCACATTAAACTCAATTCACTCAACAGCTATAAAAAATAAAGAAGAAGTGAAATAAGCAAAGGCAATATTAAGTCATTGCCAGAAACTAATTAATGATATTTATCATGTATAATTGTTGGCGTACTTTAGAGTACAGTTTTTTTAGTTTATTGGAGAATTAAAAATTATATAAACTGTTTTTGTTTTGAGCATAAATAGAGTTTTATTTTACTCTTCTTCCTTTCCATTTTTTAATTAAAAACTGAAGAACTATAATAATGCACAGAAGAATGACAAGAAAAACAACACCAACTATAACTCCTAAAAAAGGCATTCCACATCTTGTTGTGTTTGGATGTTGATCAAAATATTTAGAAATATTATAATTGGTTATGAAAACAGCTGCAACAGAAAAAAATATTTGAGAGATAAAGCTCATTAAGCTTATTTTTCCAAATTTAAGTTTAGTTGGTTTTTTGTCGAATATGATTTTAGTTCCAACTATTAATTGGAATAGTACAGGTGAAATAAGTAAAATAAAAGGCGCAATATTTAGCATTTTTATAGTTTTAAAAAGAATCGTTCTCTTTCAAGTTTATCATTTTTAAGTTTTGCTTCTTCAAATCTTGTTTCTTTCCTCTCTAGGTCTTTCTTCTATTTCTTCAAAGTCAATCCAAGTGGAACCATTAAAACTCCCTTTTCGTAGATATTAAGATATAAATTGATTGGTTTTTTTTGTCCTTCCCATTTTATTTCATAAACATCAAGAAAACCAGCTCCCATGTCGCTTCTTTTGCTAGGGAAGGGACAGCAACTTTCAAGTTTAGTATACGTTATCTTTTCTCCGTTTGGTCCAGCCAGAGCGTTTAAAAAGCGTTGTTGATTAATGACTTCATCTTTAGATGTTCTATAGAATATATTTACAGGATAATCTTTGTTATAACCATACTTTTTGTCTTTGCTATATTGAGTGATTATAAACGTATTGTCTTTGTTTAAAGTTAAGTTTGGCGCATTATCATCTACATTTTTTAGAGTAGATTTTGTACTAACACAAGATGTAGCTGTAATAAGTAAGATGATAAAAAGAGCTATTTTTTTCATGTTTTTTTGGCAGTTTAATGATACAAATGTAAAAGGTTTTGATAAAATAAGTCACAGATTTCAAGAATTAAAATGATTAAAAAAAATCTGCTAAATCTGCAAAATCTGCGTGCAAAAAATTACTTAAGTTTAATGAGCCTTTTATTTTGTTCTTACTGAATTCAGTTTTAGAATACCAATTACAATCAGATACTGTGCCATAAGATAGGTGAGCATAATAAAAAATGAATTTTTATAAATGGGCTCATAAAATTTATCCATTGCTAGGATGCTATCCGAAAGTACAAAAACAATAGCTCCAATAAAAATATAGGTGTTTGCAGGTTTTTTCCAGATTAAATAGCCACTAAAAGCGTACAAAAGCATCGTGGAAATAGTTAAAGCATAAACAATTACAGGAAGTTGTAAATCGCCAAGTTTTGGTAGCAAAACGGTAAGCATGGTGGTTAAATAAACTAAAATAAATCCCAAACCAATAAAAAAAACACCTTTATTTTTAGAGACATTGGGCTTGTTTTGTTTGTTAAACAGAATGATATAAATAACGTGAGATATTAGAAATGCTACCAAGCCTAATATAAAATAGATTTCGGAAATATTAGCAAATAATAAAATCACATCACCAATCCATGAGAATAATAAAGCGCCAAGAAGAATTTTTTTTGACGGAAAATCTTCAGAAAAATAAACGGCAAGCCATAAAATAGGAATAAGCAATCCTTTTAAGTACCAGGCAATATTTTCGAGATTATAAAGAAGAATTAAAAGATAGAAAAAACTAAAACCAATATAGAATTTTAAGAGTAAAGGGCTTTTCATAATTTGTTTTTAAGAGTTTACCAGAACAGGTTTTATAGTTTTAAAATCTACTTTTACAAAGTATATTGAGATTAATAAAGAAATAATAAGGTATCCGATAATAGCAATGTTGCCAAAAGGAAAAACAGAATTAAGTCCAAACCAATCTCCAAAATGATAAATAATAACAAGAGCAGTAACTAAACGTAGGCTTTCCCACAAAATAGCAAAACGGTTTTTATCCATTAATTCCGTATAACTATAAATCGTTATGAAAATAAAAAAACCATAGTAAAAGATATTCGGGAAACCAATCTTTGCAATATTGCTGAACAAGTAACTTACAAACAGGAGTGTTATCATTACTTGAGTAATCGACCAATAAACGAGTTTCGTAGAATTATCAATTCCATATTTGGTGTAATTATATACATCAGTAATTTTATTGACAGGGTACTTTTCTTCAAAATTTTCAGGGCGCCAACCAGTAGGTTTAAACCAAATGGTGAATTTATCTTTCCAGTTCTCAGCTCGCCATGCATCACTTATTAGTAATGATAAATGCTGAAAGTTAATTCGGATGGGATTCCATGTGTTTGCTGGTCTTGTAATACCAAAAACAGGCGGAACAGTGTCTAATTCTTCTTGAAAAGTACCAAAAAGTTTATCCCAGAATATGAATATCTGCGAATGGTTTTTATCTAAATACTCAGGATTTATAGCATGATGTACTCTGTGATGGGATGGAGTTACCAATATATGTTCCAAAACACCCATTTTTTTGATATACTTGGTATGATACCAAAATTGTAAAAATAAATGCAGTGGCAGTGTAATAGCAATTACAGTTGCAGGAACGCCAAGTAAGGCAGCTGGAATTAGTAAAAAAGTAAACAAATTAACAAAACTGGCAATAGGTTGACGTAAGGCACAAGCAAGATTAAATTCTTCGCTACTATGATGGATGGCATGTTTGTTCCAAAGAAAGTTAATTTGATGAGACAAGCGATGACTCCAGTAGCCATAAAAATCAATGACAAAGAATCCAACGATATAGGTAATTATAGTATTTTCTATATGGTAAATGGCAATTTTAGAAACGAGCCATTCATACGAAATAAAAGTGATGGTAAGACCTAGGACATCTTTTACAGAATTGGTAATGCCAGAACTGACACTAGACACACTATCGATAAGAGGGACGTGGTCTTGTTTTATGTATAAACCATACGATTTCTCGATTATAATTAATAATAAAAAAATTGGCATTGCAATAATTAGTATTTTTCCGTATTCTTCCATAAAAAAAATTGTGTATTTTATTCAAATATAGAATAAATTACACAATTTTTTAAATTATTGATAATTAAATTAAACGATTTCTGCGCTTAGTCCAGCTTCTAAAAGTTGGGTACATTGTGGTTTTAATTTATCCATCGAGCCCGTTTTTACGGTACATTTTCCGTTGTAATGAACAATTAAAGAGCATTGCTCAGCTTGTTCGGGTGTATGATTGCACACGCGAATTAATGTTTCTATTACATGATCAAAAGTATTTACATCATCATTATATACGATGATTTCGTTGTTAAAAGATATTGCTTCTTTTTCCCGAACTCTTTCTTTTACTTTTTCTTTAGTACTCATTTTTTTTTGTTTTTGTACTGTTGTAATTGATTAACTACAAATTTACATATTTTAAAGAAACCCAATTATTTCTTTGAAATTTTTTAACATATTTCAATCCTTTTTCTGTGCATGAAGCATCAATATAAGGAATGTCTTCTTCATAAAAACCACTTAATAATAAAGTCCCTTTTGGATTTAGGCAATCAACATAACTTTGCATGTCGTTTAGTAAAATATTACGGTTGATATTAGCGATAATCAAATCGTATTTTTTACCAGCTAATAATGCCGCATCACCTTCATAAACGGTGATATGCTTGCAATTATTGCGTTCTGCATTTTCTATTGAGTTTAAATAGCACCAATTATCAATGTCAATTGCATCAATAGGTTGAGCACCTTTCATTTCGGCAAGAATAGCAAGAATAGCAGTTCCGCAACCCATATCTAAAGTTTTTAATCCGTTAACATCCATTTCTAATAAATGCTGAATCATCATATGAGTTGTTTCGTGATGACCTGTACCAAAACTCATTTTTGGTTCGATTACAATGTCAAACTCAGCATTTGTTTTTGGATGAAAAGGAGCACGAACATGACAGTTTCCGTCAACATCAATAGGTTCGAAGTTTTTTTCCCATTCTTCATTCCAATTTACTTGCTCAATTTCTTCAAATGTATACTCAATCTTAAATTCATCCGATTGTAAAATATGAATATCCTCTAGAATAGCTTCGTCCCATAAATCCTTTTGTACAAATGCAGAAATCCCAGTTTCAGTTTCGGTA is a genomic window containing:
- a CDS encoding 2-dehydro-3-deoxyphosphooctonate aldolase — its product is MKKIALFIILLITATSCVSTKSTLKNVDDNAPNLTLNKDNTFIITQYSKDKKYGYNKDYPVNIFYRTSKDEVINQQRFLNALAGPNGEKITYTKLESCCPFPSKRSDMGAGFLDVYEIKWEGQKKPINLYLNIYEKGVLMVPLGLTLKK
- a CDS encoding lysoplasmalogenase yields the protein MKSPLLLKFYIGFSFFYLLILLYNLENIAWYLKGLLIPILWLAVYFSEDFPSKKILLGALLFSWIGDVILLFANISEIYFILGLVAFLISHVIYIILFNKQNKPNVSKNKGVFFIGLGFILVYLTTMLTVLLPKLGDLQLPVIVYALTISTMLLYAFSGYLIWKKPANTYIFIGAIVFVLSDSILAMDKFYEPIYKNSFFIMLTYLMAQYLIVIGILKLNSVRTK
- a CDS encoding sterol desaturase family protein → MEEYGKILIIAMPIFLLLIIIEKSYGLYIKQDHVPLIDSVSSVSSGITNSVKDVLGLTITFISYEWLVSKIAIYHIENTIITYIVGFFVIDFYGYWSHRLSHQINFLWNKHAIHHSSEEFNLACALRQPIASFVNLFTFLLIPAALLGVPATVIAITLPLHLFLQFWYHTKYIKKMGVLEHILVTPSHHRVHHAINPEYLDKNHSQIFIFWDKLFGTFQEELDTVPPVFGITRPANTWNPIRINFQHLSLLISDAWRAENWKDKFTIWFKPTGWRPENFEEKYPVNKITDVYNYTKYGIDNSTKLVYWSITQVMITLLFVSYLFSNIAKIGFPNIFYYGFFIFITIYSYTELMDKNRFAILWESLRLVTALVIIYHFGDWFGLNSVFPFGNIAIIGYLIISLLISIYFVKVDFKTIKPVLVNS
- a CDS encoding ATP-dependent Clp protease adaptor ClpS; translation: MSTKEKVKERVREKEAISFNNEIIVYNDDVNTFDHVIETLIRVCNHTPEQAEQCSLIVHYNGKCTVKTGSMDKLKPQCTQLLEAGLSAEIV
- the prmA gene encoding 50S ribosomal protein L11 methyltransferase; translated protein: MSNIYIGYHFTIEPKELGSEILIAELGEKAFESFTETETGISAFVQKDLWDEAILEDIHILQSDEFKIEYTFEEIEQVNWNEEWEKNFEPIDVDGNCHVRAPFHPKTNAEFDIVIEPKMSFGTGHHETTHMMIQHLLEMDVNGLKTLDMGCGTAILAILAEMKGAQPIDAIDIDNWCYLNSIENAERNNCKHITVYEGDAALLAGKKYDLIIANINRNILLNDMQSYVDCLNPKGTLLLSGFYEEDIPYIDASCTEKGLKYVKKFQRNNWVSLKYVNL